One stretch of Mangifera indica cultivar Alphonso chromosome 9, CATAS_Mindica_2.1, whole genome shotgun sequence DNA includes these proteins:
- the LOC123226093 gene encoding pentatricopeptide repeat-containing protein At3g02490, mitochondrial-like, with protein sequence MRHQWRFLLFRKYPRSPLQFSTVSSSQVHSNLCNTLHESLHTLSSNIHTSSHYLNGTVSQRPILYLHLESLVKPKNSTIYKNPMICSFSSEPAMELKDSDFVVVSDIFNKFSDVNDICKELESSSVLFTHEMVLKVLNNFESSPDVARRFFDWVSLKESARLSSKSYNLMLKILGANGFIEEFWGLVNVMKKKGYGVSGHVRNKMTEKFEKEGLDSDLEKLKGVFATGSIDNSVEKISSRVSKIVKSEVWGDDIEKQLRELNVAFSSDLVKFAVENLGDDPMKALIFFRWAEESGLMKHDEKSYNAMARVLGREDCIDRFWKVVDEMRSRGYEMEEETYVKVLGSFSKRRMVKDAVDLYEFAMAGKNKPSVQCCTFLLRKIVVSKQLDMGLFSKVVSVFTENGNMLTDSMLNAVLKALTSVGRLGECSKIFKVMEKGGYVASGNMKSKIVFRLTSGGKKDEASEFMDHVETSGSDSGHKMWVSLIEGHCVAGDLERGSDCFQKMVEKEGASCAVHAFELLVNAYCKKNRATDACKLVHDYVSENHLQPSHTTYKELMKKLLVQRWFEDALSLVGLMKSHGFPPFVDPFIDYVSKSGTADDAIAFLKTMTSKRFPSTSVVLRLFEAFFQARRHSEAQDLLSKCPGYIRNHADVLNLFLVNKSGGGSAAAVVA encoded by the coding sequence ATGAGACATCAATGGCGTTTTCTCCTATTCCGAAAGTACCCTCGATCGCCTCTCCAATTCTCTACAGTGTCTTCTTCTCAGGTACACTCCAATCTATGTAACACTCTCCATGAATCACTTCATACTCTTTCTTCAAACATTCATACAAGCTCGCACTATCTCAACGGCACCGTTTCACAAAGACCCATTTTATATCTTCACTTAGAAAGCCTCGTAAAACCTAAAAATTCAACAATTTATAAGAATCCCATGATTTGTAGCTTCTCATCTGAGCCAGCAATGGAGCTGAAAGACTCAGACTTTGTGGTTGTTAGCGATATTTTCAATAAGTTTAGTGATGTTAATGATATTTGTAAGGAGTTGGAATCAAGCAGTGTTCTCTTTACTCATGAAATGGTGTTGAAAGTGTTGAACAATTTCGAATCGAGCCCAGATGTAGCTAGGAGGTTTTTCGATTGGGTCTCACTGAAAGAAAGTGCGAGATTGAGCTCGAAATCTTAtaatttgatgttaaaaattttgGGTGCTAATGGGTTTATTGAGGAGTTTTGGGGTCTGGTTAATGTTATGAAGAAAAAGGGTTATGGTGTGTCTGGTCATGTGCGCAATAAAATGACTGAGAAGTTTGAGAAAGAAGGTTTAGATAGTGATTTGGAGAAGCTAAAAGGGGTCTTTGCTACAGGGTCGATTGATAATTCAGTAGAAAAGATTAGCTCTAGGGTGTCCAAGATTGTCAAAAGTGAGGTCTGGGGTGATGATATTGAGAAGCAGTTACGAGAACTGAATGTTGCATTTTCTAGTGATTTGGTTAAATTTGCAGTGGAAAATCTTGGTGATGACCCAATGAAAGCATTGATCTTTTTCAGGTGGGCTGAGGAGAGTGGTTTGATGAAGCATGATGAGAAGAGTTATAATGCCATGGCAAGAGTTTTGGGGAGGGAGGATTGCATTGATAGGTTCTGGAAGGTTGTTGATGAGATGAGGAGTAGAGGGTATGAGATGGAGGAGGAGACATATGTTAAGGTTTTAGGTAGTTTTTCTAAGAGGAGAATGGTTAAGGATGCTGTGGACTTGTATGAGTTTGCGATGGCTGGTAAGAATAAACCTTCAGTGCAATGTTGCACATTTTTGTTGAGGAAAATAGTTGTCAGTAAGCAGTTAGATATGGGTCTTTTCTCAAAGGTTGTAAGTGTTTTTACCGAAAATGGGAATATGCTGACAGACTCAATGCTCAATGCAGTTTTAAAGGCTTTGACTAGTGTTGGTAGGTTGGGAGAGTGCAGCAAGATCTTCAAAGTGATGGAGAAAGGTGGGTATGTAGCTAGTGGTAATATGAAGAGCAAAATTGTGTTTAGGCTTACTAGTGGTGGTAAAAAGGATGAAGCAAGTGAGTTTATGGATCATGTAGAAACTTCAGGGAGTGATTCAGGCCACAAGATGTGGGTGTCTCTGATTGAAGGGCATTGTGTAGCTGGGGATCTTGAAAGGGGATCTGATTGTTTCCAGAAGATGGTTGAAAAAGAGGGTGCATCTTGTGCTGTTCATGCATTTGAATTGTTGGTAAATGCTTATTGCAAAAAGAACAGAGCAACAGATGCTTGCAAGCTTGTGCATGATTATGTCAGTGAAAATCATTTACAGCCTTCACATACAACATACAAAGAATTGATGAAGAAGTTATTGGTTCAGCGCTGGTTTGAAGATGCTTTAAGTCTTGTGGGTTTGATGAAGAGTCATGGTTTCCCACCTTTTGTTGATCCATTTATTGATTATGTATCGAAGTCTGGAACTGCTGATGATGCTATTGCTTTCCTGAAAACCATGACTTCAAAGAGGTTTCCTTCTACGTCTGTGGTTCTTCGCTTGTTTGAAGCCTTTTTCCAGGCCAGAAGGCATAGTGAAGCACAAGATCTCCTGTCTAAGTGCCCAGGTTACATCCGCAACCATGCTGATGTTTTAAATCTCTTTCTGGTGAATAAATCTGGGGGAGGTTCAGCTGCTGCTGTGGTTGCTTAG
- the LOC123225210 gene encoding protein NSP-INTERACTING KINASE 1-like: protein MGRIRREVALCFVTFLWFWTTVNGMLSAKGVNYEVQALMGIKNSLHDPHGVLDNWDGDAVDPCSWTMVTCSSDSLVIGLGIPSQNLSGTLSPSIGNLTNLQIVLLQNNNITGPIPAEIGRLSKLHTLDLSNNFFNGEIPFSLGNLRSLQYMRFNNNSFSGAPPMSLANMTLLIFLDLSFNNLSGPVPRFPAKTFSILGNPLICATGSEPDCYGTQLMPMSMNVNSSETNLPSGGRRSHKLSLVFGLSVGFVSVIILAFGLFMWWRQRHNEQIFLDVKERHHEEVSFGNLRRFQFRELQIATHNFSSKNILGKGGFGNVYKGTLPDGTVVAVKRLKDGNAIRGEIQFQTEVEMISLAVHRNLLRLHGFCITSSERLLVYPYMSNGSVASRLKGKPVLDWGTRRRIALGAGRGLLYLHEQCDPKIIHRDVKAANILLDDYCEAVVGDFGLAKLLDHQDSHVTTAVRGTVGHIAPEYLSTGQSSEKTDVFGFGILLLELITGQRALEFGKAANQKGAILDWVRKIHQEKQLEMLVDKDLKNNYDRIELEEMAQVALLCTQYLPGHRPKMSEVVRMLEGDGLAERWEASQRAEATKCKPHEFSSSDRYSDLTDDSSLLVQEMELSGPR, encoded by the exons ATGGGGAGGATTAGAAGAGAAGTTGCTCTTTGTTTTGTGACATTCTTGTGGTTTTGGACTACTGTAAATGGAATGTTATCTGCTAAAGGTGTAAACTATGAAG TTCAAGCTTTAATGGGTATAAAGAACTCTTTACATGATCCTCATGGTGTTCTTGATAATTGGGATGGGGATGCTGTTGATCCATGTAGCTGGACAATGGTTACTTGTTCTTCTGACAGTCTAGTCATTGGCCT AGGGATTCCAAGCCAGAACTTATCTGGTACTCTTTCTCCAAGCATTGGCAATCTGACAAATCTTCAAATTGT GCTCTTACAAAACAACAACATAACAGGACCAATTCCGGCAGAGATTGGTAGGCTATCAAAGCTTCACACACTTGATCTTTCGAACAATTTCTTCAATGGGGAAATTCCTTTCTCTCTAGGCAACTTACGAAGTCTCCAGTACAT GAGGTTTAATAATAACAGTTTCTCTGGAGCACCTCCAATGTCATTGGCCAACATGACCCTGCTTATCTTTCT TGACTTGTCCTTCAATAATCTAAGTGGCCCTGTTCCAAGATTTCCTGCCAAAACATTCAG CATCCTTGGAAACCCTCTGATCTGTGCAACTGGTTCTGAACCAGACTGCTATGGGACACAACTAATGCCGATGTCCATGAATGTGAATAGCTCAGAAA CCAATCTACCTTCTGGCGGACGCAGAAGTCACAAATTGTCCCTTGTATTTGGCTTGAGTGTGGGATTTGTCTCTGTTATCATTCTTGCATTTGGACTCTTTATGTGGTGGAGGCAAAGACACAATGAACAGATATTCTTAGATGTTAAGG AGCGGCATCATGAGGAGGTTTCCTTTGGAAATTTAAGGAGGTTCCAATTCAGAGAACTTCAGATAGCAACACATAATTTCAGCAGCAAGAACATACTGGGGAAGGGAGGTTTTGGAAATGTGTACAAAGGGACTCTCCCAGATGGGACTGTTGTTGCAGTCAAGAGGCTTAAAGATGGAAATGCCATTCGAGGAGAGATCCAATTCCAGACTGAAGTTGAGATGATCAGCTTAGCAGTCCATCGGAACCTCCTTAGACTTCATGGATTTTGCATCACATCCTCAGAAAGGCTTCTAGTTTACCCATACATGTCTAATGGCAGTGTTGCGTCTCGTCTCAAAG GGAAACCAGTCTTGGATTGGGGCACCAGGAGGAGAATTGCCTTAGGAGCTGGTAGAGGACTATTATACCTCCATGAGCAATGTGACCCAAAAATAATTCATAGGGATGTAAAGGCTGCAAATATATTACTTGATGACTATTGTGAGGCAGTTGTAGGAGATTTTGGGTTGGCAAAGCTTTTAGATCACCAGGATTCTCATGTCACAACAGCCGTGAGGGGAACTGTGGGCCATATAGCTCCCGAATACCTTTCCACTGGCCAATCCTCTGAGAAAACAGATGTTTTTGGATTTGGTATTCTTTTACTAGAATTAATAACTGGCCAAAGAGCTCTAGAATTTGGCAAGGCAGCTAACCAGAAAGGAGCCATTCTTGATTGG GTAAGGAAAATTCACCAGGAGAAGCAGCTTGAAATGCTTGTAGACAAGGACTTGAAAAACAACTACGACAGGATTGAGCTTGAAGAGATGGCTCAAGTAGCTCTATTGTGCACCCAATACCTTCCAGGGCACAGACCAAAAATGTCTGAAGTTGTTCGAATGCTCGAAGGCGATGGCCTTGCAGAGCGATGGGAAGCTTCTCAAAGAGCAGAAGCAACCAAATGCAAACCCCATGAATTTTCCTCGTCAGATCGATACTCTGATCTCACTGATGATTCATCATTACTAGTGCAAGAAATGGAGCTCTCTGGCCCAAGGTGA
- the LOC123224969 gene encoding zinc finger protein CONSTANS-LIKE 2-like, whose product MKQESQNDGGGNSWARVCDTCRAAACTVYCKADMAYLCAGCDARVHAANRVASRHERVFVCEACEQAPAEFLCKADAASLCSACDADIHSANPLARRHLRVPILAISSSPYRARANGPGEEDPFFEAEGDEDEDEEEAASWLLLNNPATARNGGNNNSNSNGFLFGGEVDEYLDLVDYNGKTQYVDQYNTDNKEQQQQQYGFPYKGYVGDGVVPHVQCEVKDQQQHLINNFQLGLDYESSKAAYSYNGSISQSVSISSTDIGVVPDSTSEISISHSRPPKGTIDLFSGHPIQMPPQLSPVDREARVLRYREKKKTRKFEKTIRYASRKAYAETRPRIKGRFAKRTDVEVEVDQMFSTTLMTETGYGIVPSF is encoded by the exons ATGAAACAAGAGAGTCAAAACGACGGCGGCGGGAACAGCTGGGCACGTGTGTGCGACACGTGCAGGGCGGCGGCATGCACTGTGTACTGCAAGGCCGACATGGCGTATTTGTGTGCGGGCTGCGACGCACGTGTCCATGCGGCGAACCGCGTGGCGTCGAGGCACGAGCGTGTGTTCGTATGCGAGGCATGCGAGCAAGCCCCGGCTGAGTTTCTATGCAAGGCAGATGCGGCGTCGCTTTGCAGTGCGTGTGATGCTGATATCCACTCAGCCAACCCGCTGGCGCGCCGCCACCTGCGTGTTCCGATTCTGGCCATCTCGAGCTCCCCATACAGGGCTCGGGCGAATGGACCCGGTGAAGAAGATCCTTTTTTTGAGGCGGAgggagatgaagatgaggatgaggaAGAGGCGGCTTCGTGGTTGCTGTTAAATAATCCTGCAACTGCTAGAAATGGTGGTAACAACAACAGTAACAGCAATGGGTTCTTGTTTGGTGGGGAGGTGGATGAGTATTTGGATCTTGTGGACTACAATGGCAAAACTCAGTATGTTGATCAGTATAATACTGATAATaaggagcaacaacaacaacaatatggCTTTCCTTACAAGGGTTATGTGGGGGATGGTGTTGTTCCTCATGTTCAATGTGAAGTCAAGGATCAGCAGCAACATCTGATTAATAATTTTCAGCTGGGTTTGGATTATGAATCTTCAAAAGCTGCCTACAGTTACAATGGTTCAATTAGTCAAAGT GTCTCAATTTCATCCACAGATATTGGTGTGGTACCAGACTCAACAAGTGAAATATCCATCTCTCATTCAAGGCCTCCAAAAGGGACTATTGATCTCTTCTCAGGGCATCCAATTCAAATGCCCCCCCAACTGAGTCCAGTAGACAGGGAGGCCAGGGTGCTTAGATATAGggagaaaaagaagacaagGAAGTTTGAGAAGACAATCAGGTATGCCTCAAGGAAGGCCTATGCTGAAACTAGACCCCGAATCAAGGGCCGATTTGCCAAGAGGACAGATGTTGAAGTTGAAGTGGACCAGATGTTCTCCACAACATTAATGACAGAAACTGGATATGGCATTGTTCCTTCATTCTAA
- the LOC123226348 gene encoding protein GLUTAMINE DUMPER 2-like, with the protein MRPGNNSTSGGFNGGLGHRNSPVPYLLAGLGLMLVLIAIAVTILSCSCRKSRTTSAGGDRDHQGEEKSVNKQVATMQSEMEPKIVVIMAGDDNPTYLAKPTASS; encoded by the coding sequence ATGAGACCTGGAAATAACTCAACTTCAGGAGGTTTTAATGGCGGATTGGGGCATCGGAACTCTCCGGTTCCATATCTGTTGGCTGGGTTGGGACTCATGCTGGTGCTCATAGCCATAGCTGTGACGATTCTATCTTGCTCTTGTCGAAAATCCAGGACGACTTCGGCAGGCGGCGATCGTGATCATCAGGGTGAAGAAAAATCAGTCAATAAGCAAGTAGCGACGATGCAGTCGGAGATGGAGCCGAAGATTGTTGTCATCATGGCAGGCGATGACAATCCCACTTACTTGGCCAAGCCTACAGCATCTTCCTGA
- the LOC123225818 gene encoding 6-phosphogluconate dehydrogenase, decarboxylating 2-like encodes MAETKQLTRIGLAGLAVMGQNLALNIAEKGFPISVYNRTTSKVDETVERAKKEGDLPVYGFHDPEAFVNSIQKPRVIIMLVKAGAPVDQTIKTLSAFIEKGDCIIDGGNEWYENTERREKAMAELGLLYLGMGVSGGEEGARNGPSLMPGGSFEAYKHIEDILLKVAAQVPDSGPCVTFIGKGGSGNFVKMIHNGIEYGDMQLIAEAYDVLKSIGKLTNEELQGVFSEWNKGELLSFLIEITADIFGIKDDKGDGYLVDKVLDKTGMKGTGRWTVQQAADLSVAAPTIAASLDGRFLSGLKEERVEAAKVFKSGGFGDILSDQAVDKKKLIDDVRQALYASKICSYAQGMNLIRAKSIEKGWDLKLGELARIWKGGCIIRAVFLDRIKKAYDRNPDLANLLVDPEFAAEIIDRQSAWRRVVCLAINSGISTPGMSASLAYFDTYRRDRLPANLVQAQRDYFGAHTYERTDMEGSFHTEWFKIAKNLKN; translated from the coding sequence ATGGCTGAGACCAAACAACTAACAAGAATAGGCCTTGCTGGTCTGGCAGTCATGGGCCAAAATCTGGCCCTCAACATTGCTGAGAAAGGCTTTCCCATTTCTGTTTACAATCGAACTACCTCCAAAGTTGATGAGACTGTTGAACGAGCCAAAAAGGAGGGAGATCTTCCTGTATATGGTTTCCATGATCCTGAAGCTTTTGTTAATTCAATCCAAAAACCACGAGTAATTATCATGCTTGTTAAGGCTGGGGCACCTGTTGACCAGACCATCAAGACCCTCTCTGCATTCATAGAGAAAGGTGATTGTATTATTGATGGTGGTAATGAATGGTATGAGAATACTGAGAGGAGAGAGAAAGCTATGGCTGAATTGGGTTTGCTTTACCTTGGAATGGGAGTTTCTGGTGGTGAAGAGGGTGCAAGAAATGGTCCCTCTTTGATGCCTGGAGGGTCTTTTGAGGCGTACAAGCACATTGAAGACATTCTTCTTAAGGTTGCAGCTCAGGTCCCTGATAGTGGCCCTTGTGTGACTTTCATTGGCAAAGGTGGATCTGGTAATTTTGTCAAGATGATTCATAATGGAATTGAATATGGTGATATGCAGCTGATTGCAGAGGCTTACGATGTGCTGAAATCTATTGGAAAGTTGACAAATGAGGAATTGCAAGGTGTTTTCTCAGAATGGAACAAAGGTGAGCTTCTCAGCTTCCTGATTGAAATCACTGCAGATATCTTTGGAATAAAAGATGATAAGGGAGATGGGTACTTGGTTGACAAGGTGTTGGACAAAACCGGTATGAAGGGTACTGGCAGGTGGACTGTGCAGCAAGCCGCTGATTTATCAGTTGCAGCTCCAACAATTGCTGCTTCTTTAGATGGAAGGTTTCTTAGTGGGTTAAAGGAGGAAAGAGTTGAAGCTGCCAAAGTCTTCAAATCAGGTGGCTTTGGTGATATTCTGTCTGACCAAGCTGTGGACAAGAAAAAGTTGATTGATGATGTGAGGCAAGCTCTTTATGCATCCAAGATATGCAGTTATGCACAGGGGATGAATCTTATCCGTGCAAAGAGTATTGAAAAGGGATGGGACTTGAAGTTGGGAGAACTAGCTAGGATATGGAAGGGTGGTTGCATTATCCGAGCTGTGTTCCTTGACAGAATCAAGAAGGCATATGATAGGAACCCTGATCTAGCAAACCTTCTTGTGGACCCAGAGTTTGCAGCAGAAATCATTGATCGGCAGTCTGCATGGAGAAGAGTTGTATGCCTTGCTATCAACTCTGGTATTAGCACTCCGGGTATGTCTGCCAGTCTTGCTTATTTTGACACATATAGAAGGGATCGATTGCCTGCTAATTTGGTCCAAGCTCAGCGAGACTATTTTGGTGCTCATACATATGAGAGGACTGATATGGAGGGCTCCTTCCATACAGAGTGGTTCAAGATtgccaaaaatttgaaaaattag
- the LOC123224670 gene encoding probable galacturonosyltransferase 9, producing MAVAVRGGGGGGGVLGMGSRGFFSYRIFVSAMFSLLFLATLFVILTTHPSTSNHDSALRNAGNVYFQRTFLALKSDPLKTRLVLIHKQANDHIALVNAYAAHARKLKLDVSRQLKTFDDLARNFSNLSAKPPYKASLFEPEGAVDEDVLRQFEKEVKDKVKFARLLIGESKESYDNQLKIQKLKDTVFVVNESLVKAKKNGALASLISAKSVPKSLHCLAMRLVEERISHPEKYQDEEPSPVFEDPTLYHCAIFSDNVIAVSVVVRSVVKNALEPWKHVFHVVTDRMNVAAMKIWFKMRPVEGGAHVEVKAVEDYTFLNSSYVPVLRQLESLKKQKFYYENRAENLTKDVNNMKFRNLKYLSMLNHLRFYLPEMYPKLNKILFLEDDVVVQKDLTGLWNIDLEGKVNGAVETCFGSFHCYAQYLNFSHPLIKEKFSPKACAWAYGMNIFDLDAWRREKCTKQYHYWQNLNEDHTMWKLGTLPPGLITFYSSTKSLDKSWHVLGLGYNPSVSMDDISKAAVIHYNGNMKPWLDIALNQYKNLWTKYVDNDMEFVQVCNFGF from the exons ATGGCGGTGGCCGTTCGAGGAGGCGGCGGCGGAGGTGGTGTACTTGGTATGGGCTCACGTGGCTTCTTCTCCTACCGGATCTTTGTCTCCGCCATgttctctcttctcttcctGGCTACTCTCTTCGTCATTCTCACCACTCACCCCTCCACTTCTAATCACGACTCT GCACTTAGGAATGCTGGTAATGTATATTTTCAACGAACGTTTTTAGCATTGAAATCCGATCCACTTAAGACGAGGTTAGTCTTGATTCACAAACAGGCCAATGATCACATCGCTTTAGTCAATGCTTATGCTGCACATGCCCGGAAGTTAAAGTTAGATGTATCTAGGCAATTGAAGACGTTTGATGATTTGGCTCGGAACTTTTCCAATCTTTCGGCGAAACCCCCTTATAAAGCTTCCCTTTTTGAGCCTGAGGGTGCTGTTGATGAGGATGTGTTGAGGCAATTTGAGAAGGAAGTCAAGGATAAAGTCAAATTTGCTAGGTTATTGATTGGTGAATCGAAAGAGAGTTATGATAATCAGTTGAAGATTCAGAAGTTGAAAGATACTGTTTTTGTTGTTAATGAATCGCTGGTTAAGGCTAAGAAAAATGGGGCTTTGGCCAGTTTGATTTCGGCTAAATCGGTTCCTAAGAGTTTGCATTGTTTGGCGATGAGACTTGTGGAGGAGAGGATTTCACATCCGGAAAAGTATCAGGATGAGGAGCCTAGCCCTGTGTTTGAGGATCCCACTTTGTATCATTGTGCTATATTTTCTGATAATGTAATTGCAGTGTCAGTGGTGGTGAGGTCTGTGGTGAAGAATGCTCTAGAACCATGGAAGCATGTTTTTCATGTGGTTACTGATAGAATGAATGTTGCAGCGATGAAAATTTGGTTCAAGATGAGGCCTGTTGAAGGAGGTGCACATGTGGAGGTGAAGGCAGTTGAGGATTATACCTTCTTGAATTCTTCTTATGTGCCAGTGCTGAGGCAGCTTGAATCTCTTAAAAAGCAGAAATTTTACTATGAGAATAGGGCGGAAAATTTGACAAAAGATGTGAATAACATGAAATTTAGGAATCTCAAATACTTGTCAATGTTGAATCATCTTAGGTTTTATCTACCAGAGATGtatccaaaattaaataagattttgtttttagaagATGATGTGGTGGTTCAGAAGGACTTGACTGGGTTGTGGAACATTGACTTGGAAGGGAAGGTGAATGGAGCTGTGGAGACCTGCTTTGGTTCATTTCACTGTTATGCTCAATATCTGAATTTTTCACACCCCCTGATCAAGGAGAAGTTTAGTCCCAAGGCTTGTGCGTGGGCATATGGCATGAATATATTTGATCTAGACGCTTGGAGGCGTGAGAAATGCACAAAGCAATACCATTACTGGCAGAACTTG AATGAAGATCATACTATGTGGAAATTGGGTACCCTTCCACCAGGCCTTATCACTTTCTACTCATCAACCAAGTCATTGGACAAATCCTGGCATGTGCTTGGACTTGGGTACAATCCAAGTGTTAGCATGGATGATATCAGCAAAGCTGCTGTCATTCATTACAATGGAAACATGAAACCTTGGCTTGATATAGCTCTGAATCAGTACAAGAATCTCTGGACTAAATATGTGGATAATGATATGGAGTTTGTTCAGGTGTGCAATTTTGGCTTCTAA
- the LOC123226349 gene encoding UMP-CMP kinase 3-like has protein sequence MTVDSRESSSNQCTIVYVLGGPGSGKSTQCSLIEKHFGFCHLSFGDLLQAEADSGSDYGKMMQDLKKEGKLVPSDILVEALEKAMQESKNKKFLIDGFPRKQENLDAAEHILKIKPDFVLFLDCSEEEMIKRLLNRNQYTSFVYVVRSVIEPGQVLLDSSLINAARPIEKVFDAVKDVFSMS, from the exons atgaCTGTG GATTCAAGAGAAAGCTCCTCAAATCAGTGCACGATTGTATATGTTCTAG GTGGACCTGGTAGTGGAAAGAGCACCCAATGCTCACTAATTGAGAAACACTTTGGGTTCTGTCATCTGAGTTTCGGTGATCTTCTTCAAGCAGAAGCTGATTCTGGTTCTGATTATGG AAAAATGATGCAGGACTTGAAGAAGGAAGGAAAACTTGTGCCATCTGATATCCTGGTCGAGGCTCTGGAGAAGGCAATGCAGGAAAGCAAAAACAAGAAGTTTCTTATTGATGGCTTTCCTCGGAAACAAGAAAATCTTGATGCAGCTGAACACATT CTGAAAATCAAGCCAGATTTTGTGTTGTTTCTTGATTGTTCTGAAGAAGAGATGATAAAACGGCTTTTGAATAGAAATCAG tacacatcatttgtatatgTCGTTAGGAGTGTCATTGAGCCAGGTCAAGTGTTGCTTGACTCAAGCTTG ATCAATGCTGCGAGGCCTATTGAAAAGGTGTTTGATGCAGTGAAGGACGTGTTTTCCATGTCTTGA
- the LOC123226038 gene encoding basic leucine zipper 43-like, translated as MQPSDVSGLHYLLASNLSPYSPHLALPSQNNTPTCPFNSFFNPILNFQNTAPQIQEGNSQYSYSFSNNSTSDEADEQQQSLINERKQRRMISNRESARRSRMRKQKHLDELWSQVVWLRSENHQLLDKLNHVSENHDRVLQENARLKEEAIELRQMLTDMQLKGPYSTLGDLEDIQCNTDLLN; from the coding sequence ATGCAGCCTAGTGATGTTTCAGGTCTCCATTATCTTCTTGCTTCAAACCTCTCCCCATATTCACCTCATTTGGCCTTGCCTTCTCAGAACAACACACCCACTTGCCCCTTCAACAGTTTTTTCAACCCGAttctcaattttcaaaataccGCTCCTCAAATCCAAGAAGGCAACTCCCAGTACTCATATTCCTTCAGCAACAACTCAACTTCTGATGAAGCCGATGAGCAACAACAGAGTCTCATCAACGAGAGAAAGCAGAGAAGGATGATATCTAATCGAGAATCCGCCAGGCGTTCACGTATGAGAAAACAGAAGCACCTCGACGAGCTGTGGTCGCAGGTGGTTTGGCTCCGGAGCGAAAATCATCAGCTTCTTGACAAGCTGAACCATGTCTCGGAGAACCATGACAGGGTTCTGCAAGAGAACGCGCGGCTCAAGGAGGAAGCCATAGAGCTTCGTCAAATGCTCACTGACATGCAACTTAAAGGCCCTTACTCTACCTTGGGGGATTTGGAAGACATTCAATGCAACACAGATTTGCTAAACTAG